Proteins from a single region of Methanomicrobia archaeon:
- a CDS encoding TATA-box-binding protein yields MVKKVEIKIENVVANARIADSLDLEYIESKLADAMFTKKKFPGLVYRTKEPKSAFLIFRSGKVVCTGSKTEEGVRKVIDMLAAALRGIGIEVEEHPEFKVQNIVASANLGKELNLGAIVIGLELEGMEYEPEVFPGLVYRIEDPKSAILIFSSGRLVITGGKTMGDCERSVQVLLDKLTELELI; encoded by the coding sequence ATGGTAAAAAAAGTAGAAATAAAGATAGAGAATGTCGTGGCGAACGCGCGGATCGCCGATAGTCTTGATCTGGAATATATCGAATCGAAGCTCGCAGATGCTATGTTTACGAAGAAGAAATTCCCGGGTCTCGTCTACCGGACAAAGGAACCTAAATCCGCATTCCTCATCTTCCGATCCGGGAAAGTGGTCTGCACGGGATCGAAGACCGAAGAGGGCGTTCGCAAGGTGATCGACATGCTTGCTGCCGCGCTCCGCGGGATCGGTATTGAGGTGGAAGAGCATCCTGAGTTCAAGGTGCAGAATATCGTCGCCTCTGCTAACCTTGGTAAGGAGCTCAATCTCGGTGCCATTGTTATCGGTCTTGAGCTAGAGGGCATGGAATATGAGCCCGAGGTGTTCCCTGGTCTGGTCTATCGAATAGAAGACCCGAAGAGCGCGATCCTTATCTTCAGCTCCGGCCGGCTGGTGATCACCGGCGGGAAGACGATGGGGGACTGTGAGCGGTCCGTGCAGGTCTTGCTCGATAAATTGACCGAGCTGGAGTTGATCTGA
- a CDS encoding DUF116 domain-containing protein, with product MAYSFNYDLTKLPRGFFKDIALLVEKRQLHKKLGAFSKQSVRKFRVDQLLGIQLEDAISIVEDLVDLQIKNLVHEERFRNAQEKILLVPHCCRKYMDWRCKADFDTKFASYFCNHCSEDCMAHHATMLAEARDYKVFILPGGSCLKKICEQLHCDAVSGIACPEEIKLGIGVAESSGMAVRGIPLTKNGCANTQFNIDTLREALI from the coding sequence ATGGCGTATTCGTTCAACTACGATCTCACGAAACTCCCCCGGGGCTTCTTCAAGGATATCGCACTGCTCGTGGAGAAACGGCAGTTGCACAAGAAGCTCGGCGCGTTCTCAAAGCAGAGCGTGCGGAAATTCCGGGTGGACCAGCTCCTGGGCATCCAGCTCGAGGATGCTATCTCTATCGTCGAGGATCTGGTTGATCTTCAGATCAAGAATCTGGTGCACGAAGAGCGGTTCAGGAATGCGCAGGAGAAGATATTGCTCGTGCCGCACTGCTGCAGGAAGTACATGGATTGGCGGTGCAAAGCGGACTTTGATACTAAATTCGCGTCCTATTTCTGCAATCACTGCTCCGAGGACTGTATGGCACATCACGCGACCATGCTTGCGGAGGCGCGCGACTACAAGGTCTTCATTCTGCCCGGGGGCTCGTGTCTCAAGAAGATCTGTGAGCAACTGCACTGTGATGCTGTCTCTGGCATTGCCTGTCCCGAGGAGATTAAACTGGGGATCGGCGTTGCGGAATCGAGCGGCATGGCCGTGCGGGGGATACCGTTAACGAAGAACGGCTGCGCAAACACACAGTTCAATATCGATACGCTCAGAGAGGCGCTCATTTAA
- the amrS gene encoding AmmeMemoRadiSam system radical SAM enzyme codes for MGVQDCLREALLYEREDDQVRCTTCERSCKIAVGKLGFCKTRKNIDGKLYTLEYGDIASMSANPIEKKPFFHFFPGSRALTVGSYGCNFTCPWCQNWEISNAAPSPARCNYVSPERFVRLITELRCQGTSISFNEPTLLLEYALEIFPRARAAGYYNTFVTNGYMSAHALRLLVEHGLDAMNVDIKGGEDAVKRYCGADVEQVWRNIRSAKRMGVHVELTTLIIPGVNDDEDGLRSIANRISEEVGIDTPWHVTQYYPVYQSRSTGLFDGRTPIALLERAWMVGKTEGLEYVYLGNVPGHPFEHTYCPRCGKLLIERYGFDVMRYQVTGEQRCPICGARIAITGTARLAPSEDR; via the coding sequence ATGGGCGTCCAGGACTGTCTCAGAGAAGCACTGCTCTATGAACGCGAGGACGACCAGGTGCGCTGCACGACTTGCGAACGCTCCTGTAAGATCGCGGTCGGTAAGCTCGGATTCTGCAAGACGCGAAAGAACATTGACGGGAAACTGTACACACTGGAATACGGCGATATCGCCTCGATGAGTGCGAATCCGATAGAGAAGAAGCCGTTCTTCCATTTCTTCCCCGGGAGCAGAGCATTAACAGTGGGTAGCTATGGCTGTAATTTCACCTGCCCCTGGTGCCAGAACTGGGAGATCAGCAACGCCGCGCCCAGCCCGGCGCGCTGCAATTACGTCTCGCCCGAGCGATTCGTGCGATTGATAACGGAGCTGCGCTGTCAGGGAACCTCGATCTCGTTCAATGAGCCCACGCTCTTGCTCGAGTACGCGCTGGAGATCTTTCCGCGTGCGCGCGCTGCGGGTTATTACAATACCTTTGTCACGAACGGCTACATGAGCGCCCACGCGCTCCGGTTGCTCGTCGAGCACGGCCTGGACGCGATGAACGTGGATATAAAGGGCGGTGAGGACGCGGTGAAGCGCTATTGTGGTGCTGATGTAGAGCAGGTATGGCGGAATATACGTTCCGCGAAGCGCATGGGTGTGCACGTTGAGCTGACTACACTTATCATACCGGGGGTCAATGACGACGAGGACGGTCTGCGGAGCATCGCCAATCGTATCAGTGAGGAGGTGGGGATAGACACGCCGTGGCACGTCACGCAATACTATCCCGTGTACCAATCACGGAGCACCGGTCTCTTCGATGGCCGGACACCGATCGCGCTCCTGGAGCGCGCATGGATGGTCGGAAAGACGGAAGGGCTGGAGTATGTGTATCTCGGCAACGTTCCCGGCCACCCGTTTGAGCATACCTACTGCCCGCGCTGTGGCAAGCTGCTTATCGAGCGCTACGGTTTTGATGTGATGAGGTATCAGGTGACGGGTGAGCAGCGCTGCCCGATCTGTGGCGCGAGGATTGCGATTACGGGCACTGCGCGGCTCGCGCCTTCAGAAGATCGGTAG
- the hisF gene encoding imidazole glycerol phosphate synthase subunit HisF, with amino-acid sequence MTKRIIPCLDTTLDEHGNAVVVKGIEFENLTYAGDPVTLAQRYDAQGADELVFLDISASYEGRETMIAMVEQIAQRVTIPLTVGGGIKSLEDVAKVMHAGADKVGINTAAVKNPDLVKSATEQFGKCVVVALDVKRRFEASAGKTAVELEDGTESWYDVVIYGGREYVGLDAITWAKQVEALGAAEILLTSKDRDGTTDGYDIPITRAIAELVDIPVIASGGAGSLEHLYEAFVNGADACLAASIFHYERHTIGAVKAYLRGRGIDV; translated from the coding sequence ATGACGAAACGCATAATTCCGTGCCTGGATACCACGCTGGACGAGCATGGTAATGCTGTTGTGGTGAAGGGAATCGAATTTGAGAACCTCACGTACGCCGGTGATCCCGTTACGCTCGCGCAGCGCTACGATGCTCAGGGAGCCGATGAGCTCGTCTTTCTTGATATCTCCGCTTCTTACGAAGGGCGGGAGACGATGATTGCCATGGTCGAGCAAATCGCGCAGCGTGTCACCATTCCCTTGACGGTAGGCGGCGGGATCAAGAGCCTCGAGGACGTTGCGAAGGTCATGCATGCCGGCGCTGATAAGGTCGGCATAAACACCGCCGCCGTGAAGAATCCAGACCTCGTTAAGAGCGCGACTGAGCAGTTTGGGAAGTGTGTGGTGGTCGCCCTCGACGTTAAGCGGCGGTTTGAGGCTTCAGCAGGGAAAACAGCAGTGGAGTTGGAAGACGGCACGGAATCGTGGTACGACGTGGTCATCTACGGTGGTCGCGAATACGTTGGCCTCGATGCGATTACATGGGCGAAGCAGGTGGAAGCGCTCGGTGCTGCGGAGATACTGCTGACGTCCAAAGATCGAGACGGTACGACCGACGGGTACGATATCCCGATCACGCGGGCGATTGCCGAGCTCGTAGACATTCCGGTCATCGCGTCCGGTGGTGCGGGCAGTCTCGAGCACCTGTACGAGGCGTTTGTGAACGGCGCGGACGCATGCCTGGCCGCGAGTATCTTCCATTATGAGCGGCACACGATCGGCGCCGTGAAGGCGTATCTGCGCGGACGGGGTATTGACGTGTAA
- a CDS encoding DNA topoisomerase I, whose product MHYIIAEKGTTAKRIAMILSEGTAAKRKLGHLDAYEFDGTVVMGLSGHVFQLDFPNTYNNWRKVNPYRLIDAEIVAIAIKNSIIQALERTAKDADHVTIATDYDREGELIGVEALRAIKERNPHVQVDRMRYSALTEPVIKESFAARSEVDFDLAASAEARGIIDLIWGAALTRFISLAANRLGEEFLSVGRVQSPTLALVVDKEREIKSFVPRTYWEVHARVKTEAGEVFEVTHATAKFWDKDEADAILARIEATTQGLVSSVTTRTRTERPPTPFDTTSFIRAASALGITPGRTMHIAESLYLQGLISYHRTDNTTYPETLDLKALVQLFRDHAEFGDYARQLLQQTRLKPTAGKKRTTDHPPIHPTSMTSREQLKKPEWKVYELVVRRFLATLSDAASWRDTEVKLEFAGEPLCAKGRELTHEGFLAIYPYQRKEVVLIPQVMEGESVYLEEISLLEKETKPPKRISQAGLIKQMEELGLGTKSTRHEIVGKLYERGYLEENPAKPTEKAMALVDALEKFAELIAKPEMTKTLEQEMEEIKCGKRTKQAVVNDSRDMLRAVFQELTTNKAEIAHSLKAASKGGTVLGTCPDCGAELFIATSPRGKRFVGCKNYPNCTFSLPLPRSGRVTVKKETCEHHPFLHKLKIMKRGMKRPWDFGCPYCNYLVWAKSTQESAEGS is encoded by the coding sequence ATGCACTACATCATCGCAGAGAAGGGAACCACCGCAAAACGAATTGCCATGATCCTCTCCGAGGGAACGGCAGCGAAGCGCAAGCTTGGACACCTCGATGCCTACGAGTTCGATGGCACCGTCGTTATGGGACTCAGCGGGCATGTCTTCCAGCTCGACTTCCCCAATACGTATAACAACTGGCGTAAGGTGAACCCCTACCGGCTGATCGATGCCGAGATCGTTGCGATCGCGATCAAAAATTCGATTATCCAGGCACTGGAGCGGACCGCAAAAGACGCTGACCACGTTACCATCGCCACCGATTACGACCGAGAAGGTGAGTTGATCGGTGTGGAAGCGCTGCGCGCCATAAAAGAGCGCAATCCGCACGTGCAGGTTGACCGAATGCGGTATAGCGCGCTCACGGAACCGGTGATAAAGGAGAGCTTCGCCGCACGGAGCGAAGTTGACTTCGATCTTGCAGCTTCTGCCGAAGCGCGTGGGATCATTGATCTGATCTGGGGCGCGGCATTGACTCGATTCATCTCGCTCGCGGCAAATCGGTTGGGTGAGGAGTTCTTATCGGTCGGCCGCGTGCAGTCACCCACCCTTGCCCTGGTCGTGGATAAGGAGCGCGAGATCAAGAGCTTTGTGCCGCGTACCTATTGGGAAGTGCATGCGCGGGTGAAGACCGAGGCTGGTGAGGTGTTTGAAGTAACGCACGCGACCGCGAAATTCTGGGACAAAGATGAGGCGGACGCGATACTAGCGCGTATTGAGGCCACCACGCAAGGGCTCGTCTCCTCGGTTACGACGCGCACGCGTACCGAGCGACCGCCGACGCCGTTCGATACCACGAGCTTCATTCGCGCCGCATCCGCGCTGGGCATCACGCCGGGGCGCACGATGCATATCGCCGAGAGTCTGTACCTTCAGGGCCTCATCTCCTATCATCGTACTGACAACACGACCTATCCCGAAACGCTCGACCTCAAGGCGCTGGTGCAGCTGTTCCGCGATCACGCCGAGTTCGGCGACTACGCGCGTCAGCTCCTGCAGCAGACGCGACTGAAGCCGACGGCTGGTAAAAAGCGAACCACTGATCATCCCCCCATTCACCCGACCTCGATGACGAGCCGGGAGCAGCTCAAGAAACCGGAATGGAAGGTCTACGAACTCGTCGTCCGAAGGTTCCTCGCTACACTTTCCGATGCCGCCTCATGGCGGGATACCGAGGTGAAGCTCGAGTTCGCCGGTGAGCCGCTGTGCGCCAAGGGCAGAGAATTGACGCACGAAGGCTTCCTCGCCATTTATCCCTATCAGCGCAAAGAGGTAGTGCTCATTCCTCAGGTCATGGAGGGGGAATCGGTATATCTCGAGGAGATCTCGCTCTTAGAGAAGGAGACGAAGCCGCCGAAACGGATCTCGCAAGCGGGCCTGATAAAGCAGATGGAGGAGCTCGGACTCGGCACGAAGAGCACACGCCACGAGATTGTCGGCAAACTGTATGAGCGCGGCTATCTGGAAGAGAATCCCGCGAAACCGACGGAGAAGGCTATGGCGCTGGTAGACGCATTGGAGAAGTTCGCAGAGCTGATCGCAAAGCCAGAGATGACCAAGACGCTCGAGCAGGAGATGGAGGAGATAAAGTGTGGCAAGCGAACAAAGCAAGCGGTGGTAAATGATTCCCGGGATATGTTACGAGCGGTCTTCCAGGAGCTGACGACGAATAAGGCTGAAATCGCGCACTCGCTCAAGGCCGCGTCGAAAGGTGGTACGGTACTGGGCACGTGCCCGGACTGCGGCGCCGAACTCTTCATCGCGACTTCACCGCGCGGTAAGCGGTTCGTAGGCTGCAAGAATTATCCGAACTGCACCTTCTCGTTACCACTTCCCCGGAGTGGACGGGTGACGGTGAAGAAGGAGACCTGTGAGCACCATCCGTTTCTGCACAAGCTGAAGATCATGAAGCGCGGGATGAAACGGCCGTGGGATTTCGGCTGCCCTTATTGCAATTACCTTGTCTGGGCGAAGAGTACCCAGGAGAGCGCCGAGGGATCGTGA
- a CDS encoding polyprenyl synthetase family protein, giving the protein MRERLFHEEVAYFNQKFAEAVEEKLRACHNEIMYDALTYIKDTGGKRLRPIICLLAAEAVSDSREKALSTAIAIELLHNASLVHDDIIDENVIRRKNPSNPARYGEKKAIVIGDLLFGLSCEMLSRCGVPKVVGLVSSAVADIAMGQYLEFMLRNLQEASEHSYLEVATLKTAATFRASAEAGAVLGGGTAVEIERLREYGHNLGIAFQIQDDILDICGEPEKTGKPVGLDIKNGERTLLVIHALHHTTQQDQEYIRSILFHKRDPETIAIERVRDILIESGSIEYALQRSAVLVNRARDCIEGLKESEAKQKLQFIADFSQKRITQYVLNTV; this is encoded by the coding sequence ATGCGCGAGCGACTGTTTCACGAGGAGGTGGCATATTTCAATCAAAAGTTCGCCGAGGCGGTCGAGGAGAAGTTACGGGCCTGCCACAACGAGATCATGTACGATGCGCTCACTTACATCAAGGATACGGGCGGGAAACGGCTGCGACCGATAATCTGCCTCCTTGCAGCAGAGGCAGTGAGCGACTCACGTGAAAAGGCGCTCTCAACGGCGATCGCCATCGAGCTGCTCCATAATGCTTCGCTCGTCCACGATGATATCATCGATGAGAATGTCATCAGGCGTAAGAACCCGTCCAATCCCGCACGGTACGGTGAGAAGAAAGCGATCGTCATCGGTGATCTCCTGTTCGGCCTCTCCTGTGAGATGCTCTCGCGGTGCGGTGTGCCCAAGGTCGTCGGGCTGGTCTCGAGTGCCGTGGCCGATATCGCGATGGGCCAGTACCTGGAGTTCATGTTGCGGAACTTACAGGAGGCCTCGGAGCACTCATACCTTGAGGTTGCTACCTTAAAGACCGCGGCAACGTTCCGCGCGAGTGCCGAGGCTGGCGCGGTGCTCGGTGGGGGGACCGCAGTCGAGATCGAGCGCCTCCGCGAGTATGGCCACAATCTGGGAATCGCGTTCCAGATTCAGGACGACATCCTTGATATCTGCGGGGAGCCCGAGAAGACCGGAAAGCCGGTGGGCCTGGATATCAAAAATGGCGAGCGAACGCTCCTCGTTATTCACGCGTTGCATCACACAACCCAGCAGGATCAGGAGTACATCAGATCGATCCTCTTCCACAAGCGTGATCCCGAGACCATTGCTATTGAACGGGTGCGCGATATCCTGATCGAGTCCGGTTCGATCGAGTACGCGCTACAGCGCTCTGCGGTGCTCGTCAACCGTGCCCGCGACTGCATTGAGGGACTCAAAGAGTCTGAGGCGAAGCAGAAACTCCAGTTCATTGCAGACTTCTCGCAAAAGCGGATCACCCAGTACGTCCTGAACACCGTTTAG
- a CDS encoding F420H(2):quinone oxidoreductase translates to MPTMDVMSISILYAASFAILFVGYLTALSSKDVVRLLISLEMMFGAVFLALLPLFSVAHLVDEAFAVALVTIFASSGELLILIAAIAIMDRQKKSIRTSAVTIGGDKL, encoded by the coding sequence ATGCCAACCATGGATGTGATGAGTATATCGATACTCTATGCGGCGTCGTTTGCGATCTTGTTCGTGGGCTATCTTACCGCGCTCTCGAGCAAGGATGTGGTCAGACTGCTGATATCGCTGGAGATGATGTTCGGTGCGGTGTTCTTGGCATTGCTGCCGCTCTTTTCCGTGGCTCATCTGGTCGATGAGGCATTTGCTGTTGCGCTCGTTACGATCTTTGCGAGCAGCGGTGAACTGCTGATCCTCATCGCGGCCATTGCTATCATGGATCGGCAGAAGAAGAGCATACGGACAAGCGCGGTGACCATAGGAGGGGATAAGCTATGA
- a CDS encoding NADH dehydrogenase, with the protein MIGTYLLILLLLPLLAAIIAPFLKPKAATYLTAVFFLLPFFMILYCVLIGYQGEQYLASFSAPIGEMYLGFDFISHAFGLTICIVSAMIALFALPYMKHRFEEMKLGVESEFRKYIFLYDLYAASMLWLVYSGNLILLYIFLEIALITAFLLIYFYGYGNKQWVGQLYLIWSLVAGVLTLAGLLIIGITNDTLALKALMAPGVTVSMAAWLFIFFGMVIELPVLGPHVWLPWAHAEAPTPLSALLSPLTVGLAGYVLLRIALIDYSFFEDYRMVILVYAIISSIYAGFSVFKQTDFKRLLAYSTVSQMGYILAALCLGPFGLVGVVIQYMSHAFGKSILFSSAGGVIAVHHGLRDLTKMGGLHDSIPTISNAAVMGFLNLGGILTIGMIGEFFILRGVAETFLKPESAAYLGWTGGLAIYLAMILMFILSVWYGFYTIRKVFYGKPKSRVRLEISSYLYLPLYVIGIVSIMLVFPPWSTELIPGILEVISKSVILGGLLP; encoded by the coding sequence ATGATCGGCACGTATTTACTGATTCTCCTGCTCCTGCCGCTCCTGGCAGCGATTATCGCGCCCTTCCTGAAGCCTAAGGCCGCCACGTACCTCACCGCCGTGTTCTTCCTTCTCCCCTTCTTCATGATCCTTTACTGCGTGCTCATCGGGTATCAAGGCGAGCAATATCTGGCTTCATTCTCTGCCCCTATTGGTGAAATGTATCTCGGTTTTGACTTCATTTCTCATGCGTTCGGGCTCACGATCTGTATTGTTTCCGCTATGATTGCTCTGTTTGCGTTACCGTATATGAAGCACCGGTTCGAGGAGATGAAGCTGGGCGTGGAGAGCGAATTCAGGAAATATATCTTCCTCTATGATCTTTATGCGGCCTCGATGCTCTGGCTCGTGTACAGTGGCAATCTCATCCTGCTCTACATCTTCCTCGAGATTGCGCTGATCACTGCGTTCCTCCTCATTTACTTCTATGGCTATGGCAACAAGCAGTGGGTGGGCCAGTTATACCTGATCTGGAGCTTAGTCGCCGGTGTGCTGACCCTGGCCGGACTTTTGATCATCGGGATCACCAATGATACGCTCGCGCTCAAAGCGCTTATGGCGCCCGGGGTGACGGTGAGCATGGCTGCGTGGCTCTTCATCTTCTTCGGGATGGTGATCGAGCTGCCCGTTTTGGGCCCGCACGTCTGGCTGCCGTGGGCGCACGCAGAGGCGCCGACGCCGTTGAGTGCGCTCTTAAGCCCCCTAACCGTGGGGCTGGCCGGGTACGTCCTGCTCAGAATAGCCCTGATCGATTACTCGTTCTTCGAAGATTACCGCATGGTCATACTCGTTTACGCGATCATCTCCAGTATCTACGCGGGCTTCTCGGTCTTCAAGCAGACGGACTTCAAGCGGCTCCTGGCGTATTCCACGGTCTCGCAGATGGGTTATATACTCGCTGCGCTGTGCCTCGGGCCGTTCGGGCTCGTGGGCGTGGTTATCCAGTACATGTCCCATGCGTTCGGCAAGTCAATCCTCTTCAGTAGCGCGGGCGGAGTAATCGCCGTGCATCACGGTCTCCGTGACCTGACGAAGATGGGTGGCCTGCACGACTCAATTCCGACGATCTCCAATGCGGCCGTCATGGGGTTCCTGAACCTTGGCGGCATCCTGACAATCGGCATGATCGGTGAATTCTTCATTTTACGGGGTGTTGCGGAAACGTTCCTGAAGCCCGAATCTGCGGCATACCTTGGCTGGACTGGCGGTCTGGCCATCTATCTCGCCATGATCCTGATGTTCATCCTCTCGGTCTGGTACGGGTTCTACACGATCCGCAAAGTCTTCTACGGGAAGCCCAAGAGCAGAGTACGGCTGGAGATCAGCAGTTACCTCTATCTCCCGCTCTATGTCATCGGAATCGTTTCGATAATGCTGGTCTTCCCGCCCTGGTCAACAGAACTGATACCAGGGATTCTGGAGGTGATCAGTAAATCGGTCATTTTAGGAGGGCTGCTACCATGA
- a CDS encoding NADH-quinone oxidoreductase subunit L, with amino-acid sequence MNEWIVFLLLFLAPVIASVPIALAYKSKALTEKLPVLSVLGIFVSVIMSLYILLTFPENTQYSYPWIPELGINFVFMVDYLSMFMGVVTALIAFFIGIYGLDYMKGDYRPSWYWFFFNLFTASMLLVVYSDNLFLLFVGWEGLGAASWGLIGHWFRDDDDIAYVGREGRKVGPLLLHWPPSFGGWRAISTIRFGDVPMFFALGAIWALAVNELGEPTLNISEIAWGSLFTTIGAAGTIILFVALLMGLFTKSAQVPFCEWLMTAMTGPTTVSALLHSATMVAAGAFVFIKLTWYIQPWHLHGVPGLEFVYTFVLFIGLLSGLYGALAGSGMHERKVLLAASTMSSIGLMFAAAAASFWIHEEVAHMNLALLVAFWYMAVHAFAKASLFLVAGHLIHATHSRFLNGGREFARKMTPAFIVTIIATTFLVGMPPLTAYWVKSGMDEVMELLHHHFGLIPIVLLVLTSLVYAGVLAKFLSLNFLKGEKPHHEHTEGGTLMKVGYILMVSVLFVLIALIFIREEAAGFVHAGFVETSIIVGLLIFLAYIVGLAKPQIAVLSKLGTFFSDRMYLPFLNDYIVPKIGFAIAAFVQNYGNRAIDGFFNTRVIPGLFKGISRGIRGIQTGLLSRYVNIVLGLVLVLLILFSVGGVWL; translated from the coding sequence ATGAACGAGTGGATCGTTTTTCTGCTGCTTTTCCTTGCGCCCGTGATCGCGAGCGTGCCCATTGCGCTGGCCTACAAGAGCAAGGCGCTGACTGAGAAGCTACCGGTTCTCTCGGTCCTCGGGATCTTCGTCTCGGTCATCATGAGCCTGTACATCCTCCTGACCTTTCCGGAGAACACGCAGTACAGCTATCCCTGGATACCCGAACTCGGGATCAACTTTGTCTTCATGGTTGATTACCTGAGCATGTTCATGGGCGTGGTCACGGCTCTGATCGCGTTCTTCATCGGTATCTACGGTCTGGATTATATGAAGGGGGATTACCGACCGAGCTGGTACTGGTTCTTCTTCAACCTGTTCACGGCATCGATGCTGCTTGTGGTCTATAGTGACAACCTGTTCCTGCTCTTCGTGGGCTGGGAAGGTCTGGGCGCGGCCTCGTGGGGACTGATCGGGCACTGGTTCCGCGATGACGATGACATCGCCTACGTGGGTCGCGAGGGGCGGAAAGTAGGACCACTGTTGCTGCACTGGCCACCGAGCTTCGGTGGGTGGCGCGCGATCTCAACGATCCGGTTCGGAGACGTTCCGATGTTCTTCGCGCTCGGCGCGATCTGGGCACTGGCGGTCAATGAGCTCGGCGAGCCCACGCTGAATATATCAGAGATCGCCTGGGGCAGCTTGTTCACCACGATCGGTGCAGCGGGGACCATTATTCTCTTCGTTGCGCTGCTTATGGGCCTGTTCACGAAATCGGCGCAGGTCCCGTTCTGTGAATGGCTGATGACCGCGATGACCGGTCCCACAACGGTGAGCGCGCTCCTCCACAGTGCGACGATGGTGGCAGCCGGTGCGTTTGTCTTCATCAAGTTAACGTGGTACATCCAGCCGTGGCACCTGCATGGCGTGCCGGGACTGGAGTTCGTGTACACGTTTGTCCTCTTCATCGGGCTGCTCTCAGGCTTGTACGGCGCGCTTGCAGGCTCAGGCATGCATGAACGGAAGGTGTTGCTGGCCGCGTCGACGATGTCCAGTATTGGCCTGATGTTCGCCGCAGCCGCCGCATCATTCTGGATCCACGAGGAGGTAGCGCATATGAATCTCGCACTGCTCGTGGCGTTCTGGTACATGGCGGTGCATGCGTTCGCAAAGGCGAGCCTGTTCCTCGTGGCCGGGCATTTGATCCACGCGACACACAGCAGGTTCCTGAACGGCGGTCGCGAGTTCGCCAGGAAGATGACACCGGCATTTATCGTGACCATCATTGCGACCACGTTCCTTGTGGGCATGCCGCCGCTGACCGCGTACTGGGTAAAGTCAGGCATGGACGAGGTGATGGAGCTGCTGCATCATCACTTCGGGCTCATCCCGATCGTCTTGCTCGTGCTCACCTCGCTGGTCTATGCGGGCGTGCTCGCGAAGTTTCTCAGCTTGAACTTCCTCAAGGGCGAGAAGCCGCATCACGAGCATACCGAGGGCGGCACGCTGATGAAGGTGGGCTATATCCTGATGGTCTCCGTGCTCTTCGTCTTGATCGCCCTGATCTTTATCCGTGAGGAGGCGGCAGGCTTTGTGCACGCAGGATTCGTGGAGACCTCGATCATCGTCGGCCTGCTCATATTTCTCGCGTACATTGTGGGGTTGGCGAAGCCGCAGATCGCTGTGCTCTCGAAGCTTGGCACCTTCTTCAGCGACCGGATGTATCTACCATTCCTCAACGACTACATCGTGCCGAAGATCGGCTTCGCGATCGCAGCCTTCGTGCAGAACTACGGGAACAGGGCAATTGACGGGTTCTTCAATACGAGGGTGATACCGGGCCTCTTCAAGGGTATCTCTCGTGGCATCCGTGGCATTCAGACCGGGTTACTGAGTAGATACGTGAATATCGTGCTCGGGCTCGTGCTGGTGCTGCTTATCTTATTCTCCGTAGGAGGGGTGTGGCTATGA